Proteins encoded in a region of the Benincasa hispida cultivar B227 chromosome 2, ASM972705v1, whole genome shotgun sequence genome:
- the LOC120071721 gene encoding gibberellin receptor GID1C-like gives MMAGTNQINLNEARMVVPLNTWVLISNFKLAYNLLRRPDGTFNRHLAEFLDRKVPANANPVDGTFSFDVIIDRPTSLLCRIYRPANGGEPQTTNIVDLEKPVDSEVVVPVIVFFHGGSFAHSSANSAIYDTLCLRLVSICKAVVVSVNYRRAPENRYPCAYDDGWTALNWVNSRSWLQSKDSKTYIYLAGDSSGGNIVHHVASRAVKSGIEVLGNILLNPMFGGQERTKSEVRLDGKYFVTIRDRDWYWRAFLPEGEDRDHPACNPFGPRGNSLEGIKFPKSLVVVAGLDLVQDWQLAYAKGLEKDGQEVKLLYLEQATIGFYLLPNTEHFYTVMDEISEFVSSDC, from the exons ATGATGGCTGGAACTAATCAAATCAATCTCAACGAAGCTAGG ATGGTGGTTCCACTAAATACCTGGGTTCTCATTTCCAACTTTAAGTTGGCTTACAATCTTCTTCGTCGACCTGATGGGACCTTCAATCGCCATTTGGCAGAGTTTCTCGACAGAAAAGTCCCGGCGAATGCCAACCCGGTTGATGGGACTTTCTCGTTCGATGTCATTATTGATCGGCCTACGAGTCTGCTTTGTAGAATTTATCGACCGGCCAACGGAGGGGAACCTCAAACTACTAACATTGTTGATCTTGAGAAGCCTGTGGATTCTGAGGTGGTTGTTCCtgttattgttttctttcaTGGTGGAAGCTTTGCTCATTCATCTGCTAACAGTGCTATCTATGATACATTATGTCTCCGATTGGTTAGCATTTGTAAGGCTGTTGTTGTCTCTGTGAACTACCGGCGTGCGCCTGAGAATCGGTATCCATGTGCTTATGATGATGGATGGACTGCACTCAATTGGGTAAATTCAAGATCATGGCTCCAAAGTAAAGACTCTAAAACGTATATTTATTTGGCTGGCGATAGTTCGGGCGGAAACATCGTACACCATGTTGCATCAAGAGCAGTAAAGTCGGGAATTGAAGTGTTGGGTAATATACTTCTCAATCCAATGTTTGGAGGACAGGAAAGAACTAAATCTGAGGTTCGGTTAGATGGAAAGTATTTTGTGACCATCCGGGATAGGGACTGGTATTGGAGGGCCTTCCTCCCTGAAGGAGAAGATAGAGATCATCCAGCTTGTAATCCCTTCGGCCCGAGGGGCAATAGCCTCGAAGGAATCAAGTTCCCGAAAAGCCTTGTTGTGGTGGCTGGTTTAGATCTTGTCCAAGATTGGCAATTGGCTTATGCCAAAGGGCTGGAGAAGGATGGCCAAGAGGTGAAACTTTTGTATCTTGAGCAGGCAACAATTGGCTTCTACTTGCTACCGAATACCGAGCACTTCTATACCGTCATGGACGAGATAAGTGAATTTGTGAGTTCTGACTGTTAA